The Fuscovulum sp. sequence CAGCTGCACGGGTTCGCCAGTATGGAAACGGGAAATGCGGTGGGCCGGACGGCCCTGCACCGTCGCACTTAAGCGGCGATGGCCTGAAAGTCAATCTTGCAGCAAGAACAGGGCCTGCCTGGCGGTCAGAACTTCACGATCACCGAAAAGACGATCACCAGCATCAGCAACGTCGGAACCTCGTTCATGATGCGGTACTGCCGCCCGGTCACGGTGTTTGCACCTGCCATGAAATCCTTTCGGCGCAGTCCAAGCCACATGTGAAACCATGTCATTCCCAGAACGGAAACCGCCTTCAGCCAAGGCCAGATTTCCGACCACGCTACGATGCCCGGTGTGAATACCAGCGCCAGGCCGAAGATCCAGGTGGCGATCATCGCCGGGTTCATGATCGCTTTCAAAAGCCGCCGTTCCATCGTCTGGAACAGCGTATCCGTCGGATTGCCTGATCCCACAACCTCGACATGATAGACGAACAGACGTGGCAGGTAGAACAGCCCGGCCATCCAGGCGATCACGGAAACCACATGCAACGATTTGATCCAAGGATACCAGTTCGCCAGAAAATCGCCCATCGTTTCACCCGTGTTTCGGTCTTTACCTCTTCTTCTTATCAATAAGGAATCTAAGAGAGAATGATGATGCAGGCCCTGTGGACAACGGAATTCACGTTGTCATCCCTGCTTTCTTCCACAGGGCGCAGGCTGTGGATGGATCAGGGAAAACGCTTCGCTCAGAACAGCGGACTGAAATAAATTGAATATAAACAATAAATTATGAAAAATCTCCTTGCTGACTTGTCCACAGGCGGTTGGTCGGCATTGCACCACTTTCCCGCCCATCCCCAGCCTTTGGAAATTCAAACCCACAGGTGGACAAATCGCCCCATCTGCCCGAACTATCCCCCGGCGTGATGTGGCCGGGCGTTCGTGTCGAAACTGGCCACAATCGCGCAGCCGGAACAAAAAGAGACTGTCCACAGCTTCACCCCCAAGGACCGATCATCATGCCCCGCCTGATCCTGGCCTCTGCCTCGCCCATCCGCCGCCAGCTTTTGGCACAGGCCGGGGTGCAGGCAGAGGCGTTACCCGCACGGATCGACGAAGATCAGGTCCGCGCCGCGCTGGAGGCGGAGGGGGCGAAGCCGCGCGATGTGGCGGATGCGCTGGCCGAGATGAAAGCGCGCAAGCTGGCCGAACGTCACCTTGATGCAGTGGTGATCGGCTGCGATCAGGTGTTGGAGTTCGAAGGCCAGGTTTGGGGCAAGGCGGAAACGTCTGATGCAGCGCGGGCACAGTTGATGGCGCTGCGTGGCAAAAGTCACAGGCTGATCTCTGCGGTCGTGTTATATGAGCAGGCAAAGCCCGTCTGGCGGCATGTGGGGGAGGTCAGGCTGACGATGCGTGTGTTTTCGGACGAGTATCTTGAAGGGTATCTGGAGCGAAACTGGGACGAGGTCCGCCATTCGGTGGGCTGCTATCAGTTGGAAGCGGAAGGTGTGCGCCTTTTCTCTGATGTGCAGGGCGATTATTTCACCGTTCTCGGCCTGCCGCTTCTTCCGCTTTTGAACCATCTTGGACAGCGGGGTTTCATTCCGGCATGACCGACCATCCCCGCATCCCGCTTGCCGCTGTCATCGGATCGCCCATAGCGCATAGCCGGTCACCTGCCCTGCATGGCTATTGGCTGAAACGCTATGGAATCAAGGGGTTCTATATCCCGATGGATGTGGCGCAGGCCGATCTTGCCACAGTGCTGCGCACGCTGCCCAAAATGGGGTTTGTCGGCGCGAATGTGACGATCCCGCATAAGGAGGCGATCCTTCAGATTGCGGATGTGATCTCGGATCGTGCCGCTTTGATTGGGGCGGCGAATACGCTGATCTTTCGCAAGGACGGGAAGATTCAGGCCGACAATACGGACGGTGCGGGGTTCATCGCCAATCTCCGCCAGAACGCGCCACACTGGGTGCCGTCCAGCGGCCCGGCGGCCGTGTTTGGTGCGGGCGGCGCCGCGCGCGCAGTGATCGCGGCGCTGATCGAAGTGGGCGTGCCGGAAATTCGCCTTGCCAACCGGACCCGTGCCCGTGCGGATGCGCTGCGGTCGGATTTCGGGGCCAAGGTGCATGTGCAGGAATGGGTGCAGGCCGATGCCATGATCGACGGCGCGGCCACGGTTGTGAACACCACATCGCTGGGCATGACGGGCAAACCCGATCTGGTTCTGCCCCTGGGGTCGCTGTCGCCGCAGGCTTTGGTGACCGATCTGGTCTATACCCCGCTGAAGACCCAGTTTCTGATCGAAGCTGAGGAGCGCGGCGCCACGGTGGTGGATGGTTTGGGCATGTTGCTGCATCAGGCCGCGCCCGGATTTGAACGCTGGTTCGGCCAGCGCCCCGAGGTGGATGAGGCGACGCGCGCCGCGGTGATGGCGGCATGAGGCCGTTTCGTCTTGGCCTGACCGGGTCTATCGGCATGGGCAAATCGACCACCGCAGCGATGTTCTTGGAAGAAGGCATTCCCGTCTGGGATGCAGATGCCGCGGTACATCGGCTCTATGCGCCCGGCGGGGCGGCGGTCGCGCCTTTGGCGGCACTTTGCCCGGCGGCACTGCGCGACGGCGGGATAAACCGTGCTGCGCTGAAGGACTGGATCGCCAGGGACGCATCTGCGCTGGCACGGATCGAGGCGGTGGTGCATCCGCTGGTGGCGGCGGACAGAGCGGCGTTTCTGGACGGGGCCAGTTCTGATATTGTGGTGCTGGATATTCCCCTGCTGTTTGAGAAGGGATCCGAGGCCGAGATGGACGCAACCCTGCTGGTCACCGCCCCGCCTGAGGTGCAGCGCGCGCGGGTGATGGCCCGCCCCGGCATGACCGAGGCGCAGTTCGCCACAATTCTCGCCCGCCAGATGCCCGATGCTGACAAACGCGCGCGGGCGACGCATATCATTGAAACCCTAAGCGTCGATGCGGCCCGCGCCGCTGTGCGCGCGCTGATTGCCTACATACGGAAAACCCACCATGCGTGAGATCGTTCTGGACACCGAAACCACCGGTTTTGAACCGACCGAGGGCCACCGCATCGTGGAGATCGGGGCGGTGGAGTTGTTCAATCATCTGCCCACGGGCCGCACCTATCACCAATACATCAATCCCGAACGCGGTATGCCGAAAGAGGCGTTTGAGGTGCATGGTCTGGGCGATGATTTCCTGCGCGACAAACCGGTGTTCAAGGCGGTGGGTCAGGCGTTTCTTGATTTCATCGGCGATGCGAAACTGGTCATTCACAACGCCGCCTTTGACATGAAGTTTCTGAATGCCGAACTGGAATGGGCGGGCCTGCCCGGCCTGCCCAATGACCGGGCGGTGGATACGCTGATGATCGCGCGCAAGCGGTTTCCGGGATCGCCTGCCTCGCTCGATGCGCTGTGCCGCCGGTTCGGGGTGGATAATTCGGCGCGGGAAAAGCATGGGGCGCTGCTGGACAGCGAAATTCTGGCCGAGGTCTATCTGGAACTGGTGGGCGGGCGGCAGCCGGATTTTGGGCTGTCGGCTGCATCCAACAATCAGCCATCCGGCCAGCAACGGACCGGCGCGGATGAGGTGTGGCGCCCCCGCCCTCGCCCTGCCCCATTGCCGCCCCGGATCAGTGAAGACGAGGCCGCCCGACATGCGGCTTTTGTCGCCAAGCTGGGCGATGGGGCGATATGGAAGAAGCGCGCCTGAGGGGCGCGCTTTTCCGGAAAATTCAGGATCAGATCAGTTGATCGGGGTGGCCGATGCCTGTGCGGCCTGCGCCGCCTGAGCGCGGCGGGCAAGTTCTTGCCGGTAGAGTGTCACGAAATCGACCGTGTCGATGTTCAGCGGCGGGAAGCCACCATCGCGCGTCACGTCGGAAATGATGCGGCGCACAAAGGGGAACACCAGACGCGGGCATTCGATCAGCAGGAAGGGGTGAAGCTGCTCTTCCGGCACACCTTCGACATGGAAGATCGCGCCATATTCGACTTCAAGCAGGAACAGCGT is a genomic window containing:
- a CDS encoding Maf family nucleotide pyrophosphatase is translated as MPRLILASASPIRRQLLAQAGVQAEALPARIDEDQVRAALEAEGAKPRDVADALAEMKARKLAERHLDAVVIGCDQVLEFEGQVWGKAETSDAARAQLMALRGKSHRLISAVVLYEQAKPVWRHVGEVRLTMRVFSDEYLEGYLERNWDEVRHSVGCYQLEAEGVRLFSDVQGDYFTVLGLPLLPLLNHLGQRGFIPA
- a CDS encoding CopD family protein; this translates as MGDFLANWYPWIKSLHVVSVIAWMAGLFYLPRLFVYHVEVVGSGNPTDTLFQTMERRLLKAIMNPAMIATWIFGLALVFTPGIVAWSEIWPWLKAVSVLGMTWFHMWLGLRRKDFMAGANTVTGRQYRIMNEVPTLLMLVIVFSVIVKF
- the dnaQ gene encoding DNA polymerase III subunit epsilon; its protein translation is MREIVLDTETTGFEPTEGHRIVEIGAVELFNHLPTGRTYHQYINPERGMPKEAFEVHGLGDDFLRDKPVFKAVGQAFLDFIGDAKLVIHNAAFDMKFLNAELEWAGLPGLPNDRAVDTLMIARKRFPGSPASLDALCRRFGVDNSAREKHGALLDSEILAEVYLELVGGRQPDFGLSAASNNQPSGQQRTGADEVWRPRPRPAPLPPRISEDEAARHAAFVAKLGDGAIWKKRA
- the coaE gene encoding dephospho-CoA kinase (Dephospho-CoA kinase (CoaE) performs the final step in coenzyme A biosynthesis.), which translates into the protein MRPFRLGLTGSIGMGKSTTAAMFLEEGIPVWDADAAVHRLYAPGGAAVAPLAALCPAALRDGGINRAALKDWIARDASALARIEAVVHPLVAADRAAFLDGASSDIVVLDIPLLFEKGSEAEMDATLLVTAPPEVQRARVMARPGMTEAQFATILARQMPDADKRARATHIIETLSVDAARAAVRALIAYIRKTHHA
- the secB gene encoding protein-export chaperone SecB, with amino-acid sequence MADETTAPKPEAATDAAQPQVRMQVLAQFIRDMSFENMVAKKGISGADVQPDIQVAVSLDARKRPADHQYDVISKYRCTSKNKTNGETLFLLEVEYGAIFHVEGVPEEQLHPFLLIECPRLVFPFVRRIISDVTRDGGFPPLNIDTVDFVTLYRQELARRAQAAQAAQASATPIN
- a CDS encoding shikimate dehydrogenase, with product MTDHPRIPLAAVIGSPIAHSRSPALHGYWLKRYGIKGFYIPMDVAQADLATVLRTLPKMGFVGANVTIPHKEAILQIADVISDRAALIGAANTLIFRKDGKIQADNTDGAGFIANLRQNAPHWVPSSGPAAVFGAGGAARAVIAALIEVGVPEIRLANRTRARADALRSDFGAKVHVQEWVQADAMIDGAATVVNTTSLGMTGKPDLVLPLGSLSPQALVTDLVYTPLKTQFLIEAEERGATVVDGLGMLLHQAAPGFERWFGQRPEVDEATRAAVMAA